One stretch of Chroococcidiopsis sp. CCMEE 29 DNA includes these proteins:
- a CDS encoding DUF3703 domain-containing protein, translated as MKPIVREHFETELNKAQSAIEAGDVEAAWTALQRAHILGQMYPLPHAIAHWEMLKLAWKQRDLKEIAGKLIPTVFAIPLTLLFGRKRRKRDGKVNINDSERMSIPDDLLQILEQ; from the coding sequence ATGAAACCAATCGTGCGGGAGCATTTTGAAACTGAACTAAATAAGGCGCAAAGTGCCATTGAAGCTGGTGATGTTGAAGCCGCCTGGACAGCCCTGCAACGCGCTCACATTCTCGGTCAAATGTATCCATTGCCTCACGCGATCGCCCATTGGGAAATGCTGAAGCTAGCATGGAAACAGCGGGATCTCAAGGAAATAGCTGGAAAACTTATCCCAACTGTATTTGCTATCCCCCTGACTTTGTTGTTCGGACGAAAGCGACGCAAGAGAGATGGCAAAGTGAATATCAATGACTCAGAGAGAATGTCTATTCCAGACGATTTACTGCAAATACTGGAACAATAA
- a CDS encoding class I SAM-dependent methyltransferase: MELVIGYWQISIQRVYPTTEQLIRMYNTAAPYWRRHLQWLGYSRAYTELFQSLQHSGVLAHLQDRSTVCDCGIGTAAFSLALAQTVTARLDITGIDISLEMLGQAHQLLERAGVNHQLCQSDVNAIPYSDRTFDLVMSAHMLEHLPDPLTGLREMVRVLQPGAPLILAVTRRGLLGSLIQLHWGNDCLQPKVLLEMMTDTGLTNIHFYPFTFGLSHWTSIACVGFKN; the protein is encoded by the coding sequence ATGGAATTGGTAATCGGGTACTGGCAAATCTCGATTCAACGAGTTTATCCGACAACCGAGCAACTGATCCGCATGTACAATACAGCGGCTCCCTACTGGCGTCGTCACCTCCAATGGCTTGGCTATAGCCGCGCCTACACCGAATTATTTCAATCTCTGCAACACTCTGGCGTGCTAGCTCATCTGCAAGATCGCTCAACTGTGTGCGATTGTGGTATTGGCACGGCTGCTTTCAGTCTGGCTTTAGCTCAAACAGTAACCGCTCGGTTAGACATTACTGGTATAGACATTTCTCTTGAGATGCTGGGACAAGCACACCAGCTTTTAGAGCGGGCAGGCGTGAATCATCAGCTCTGCCAAAGTGATGTGAATGCCATACCATACAGCGATCGCACCTTCGACCTAGTAATGAGCGCCCACATGTTGGAGCATTTGCCCGACCCTCTAACAGGACTGCGTGAGATGGTTCGAGTTCTGCAACCAGGAGCACCGCTCATCCTTGCAGTGACTCGTCGCGGGTTGCTAGGCTCATTAATTCAGTTACACTGGGGAAATGATTGCCTCCAGCCGAAGGTGCTATTAGAGATGATGACTGACACCGGGCTGACCAACATTCATTTCTATCCATTTACTTTCGGATTATCCCATTGGACAAGCATTGCTTGCGTGGGATTCAAAAACTAA
- a CDS encoding transporter, producing the protein MSLEVGAALTLPNERDVGGEFDVEFLYGFAPNTHFSIGIDPVVGGRADSEDTDFDPGDLSVGIFHNFNREYDNTPAFAVRADTYFPTGDDSEGVDFRLRGIASKTVGQYDRLHLNLDLNVNTETESDERSVVPGLVLGYSRPLGYPHRFNQTGLAELGVRLGDEEGTDAVVTAGIGLRQQVGYQSVLDLGLQGELATGEDDQRDQVRLVVGYSTAF; encoded by the coding sequence ATGTCGCTGGAAGTGGGCGCAGCGCTCACCTTACCGAACGAACGTGACGTGGGTGGTGAGTTCGATGTGGAGTTTCTCTACGGCTTTGCACCCAACACGCACTTCAGTATCGGCATCGACCCGGTTGTTGGGGGTCGAGCTGACTCGGAGGACACCGACTTCGATCCGGGCGACCTGTCTGTAGGGATATTCCACAACTTCAACCGCGAGTACGATAACACACCTGCTTTCGCCGTCCGGGCTGATACTTACTTCCCAACTGGAGACGATTCAGAGGGTGTGGACTTTCGCCTGCGCGGTATTGCCAGCAAGACGGTTGGACAATACGACCGCCTGCACCTGAACCTCGACCTGAACGTGAACACCGAGACTGAGTCAGACGAGCGCTCCGTCGTGCCTGGTTTAGTTTTAGGCTACTCTAGACCACTAGGATACCCGCACCGCTTCAACCAGACTGGTTTGGCAGAACTGGGAGTGCGCCTTGGTGATGAAGAAGGAACAGATGCTGTAGTAACGGCTGGGATTGGGTTGCGCCAGCAAGTAGGCTACCAGAGCGTACTTGATCTTGGACTGCAAGGCGAACTTGCTACTGGTGAAGATGACCAACGCGACCAAGTGCGTTTAGTTGTCGGTTACTCAACAGCTTTTTAA
- a CDS encoding SDR family NAD(P)-dependent oxidoreductase: MQIRGKTALITGASRGIGRAIALELARAGVTRLILVARNQPRLAEVAAEVQRLNPQVEVVPLAVELSQTAAIDPVISRAWEDYGPIHLLVNSAGVAYQRSFLQSKLQQVQEEINVNLLGMYAITRLVARRMVIQREGVIVNVSSLMGKLAAPTMATYSATKFAILGFTQALRLELAPYNVRAIALLPTLTDTDMVRDLRWFRWVWPITPEQVAKALVAGLHKESIEILVGWQSKVAVLLNRLIPWLAEKVLSLSAPQSGSCPAPQPLTLRSKLGRAECYGWC; encoded by the coding sequence ATGCAAATTCGAGGAAAAACGGCTCTAATTACTGGCGCATCCCGTGGCATCGGTCGCGCAATTGCCCTTGAACTTGCACGTGCTGGAGTAACCCGTTTAATACTGGTAGCTCGTAATCAACCACGTCTTGCAGAAGTGGCAGCAGAAGTGCAAAGACTAAATCCTCAAGTTGAGGTAGTTCCTCTGGCAGTGGAGCTGAGTCAAACAGCCGCTATAGACCCAGTTATCTCCCGCGCTTGGGAAGACTACGGTCCAATTCACCTGCTAGTTAACAGTGCTGGTGTTGCTTACCAGCGATCTTTTCTGCAATCAAAACTCCAGCAAGTGCAAGAGGAGATTAACGTCAATCTACTAGGGATGTACGCGATTACTCGGCTAGTAGCGCGACGAATGGTAATACAACGGGAAGGAGTCATCGTCAATGTCTCTAGCCTCATGGGTAAACTAGCAGCGCCCACGATGGCTACTTACTCTGCTACTAAATTTGCCATTTTGGGGTTTACTCAAGCATTACGGTTAGAATTAGCTCCTTACAATGTCCGAGCGATCGCTTTGCTGCCAACGCTTACTGACACAGACATGGTGCGAGATCTGCGCTGGTTTCGCTGGGTTTGGCCCATAACACCCGAGCAGGTAGCGAAAGCACTTGTGGCTGGATTGCACAAAGAGTCAATTGAAATCTTGGTGGGGTGGCAGAGTAAGGTAGCGGTCTTGCTTAACCGCCTTATTCCCTGGTTAGCTGAGAAAGTTTTATCGCTATCTGCTCCCCAATCTGGTTCTTGTCCAGCACCTCAACCCCTCACTCTCAGGAGTAAACTAGGCAGAGCGGAATGCTACGGATGGTGCTAG
- a CDS encoding four-helix bundle copper-binding protein has protein sequence MAHQIPQSSVDIAVHCAYECEHCADKCLGSMAECARLCIDCADMCWASAAYMSRGSRFIPQILKSCIEICEACASECEKHDAEHCQKCAQACRRATEEYRKVANIAGVE, from the coding sequence ATGGCTCACCAGATACCCCAATCCAGTGTAGACATTGCAGTTCACTGCGCCTATGAATGCGAACACTGTGCCGATAAGTGTTTGGGCAGCATGGCGGAATGTGCTCGCCTCTGTATCGATTGTGCAGATATGTGCTGGGCATCTGCCGCTTATATGAGTCGCGGGTCTCGCTTTATCCCCCAAATTCTTAAATCCTGTATCGAGATCTGTGAAGCCTGTGCTAGCGAATGCGAGAAGCATGATGCTGAGCATTGCCAGAAGTGCGCCCAAGCATGTCGGCGAGCTACTGAAGAGTACCGCAAAGTTGCCAATATTGCAGGAGTGGAATAA
- a CDS encoding heavy metal translocating P-type ATPase — protein MDHQHSHHKDHEHHGHHTSARSDNAGHDKHAGHSPEMFKRRFFISLILTLPILYLDPHFQEWFGYQAVQFPGSDWVSPILSVVLYFYGGWVFIEGAWRELRSRIGMMTLIALAITVAFIYSLAVSLGLQGMPFYWELATLIDIMLLGHWIEMVSVQGASRALENLAELLPATAHRMVGDRLEDVPINKLAVGDRILIRPGEQIPIDGEVIDGTSSVNEAFLTGESRPVLKQVGDEVVAGAVNSEGALSVQVTRTGDRTTLSQIMRLVEEAQTSRSRYQVLADKIAYWLTLIAISVGTLTFVIWLAVGDGLVFAINRAVTVLVITCPHALGLAIPLVIVNATSMSAKNGILVRNREAFERARNIKTIAFDKTGTLTEGKFGVQRIHAETMEEMEALAIAAALESFSEHPLAQAIVQEAAARRLTIPQASDFKSVTGKGVESIVNGKRYRVGRSEWALELGLKQTLGLQTSLEQIESRGESAIALLDDTRVLALFGLADRVREQAREAVQQLHAMAVQVVMITGDAEAVAKTVAADLGIDRYYARVLPQDKAAIVTRLKTKQPTAFVGDGINDAPALSAADLGLAIGAGTNVAIESADLVLVENDPLDATYALKLAKATYNKMIQNLFWATGYNVVAIPLAAGIAYPLGFVLSPAVGAVLMSLSTVIVSINAVLLRRVKLA, from the coding sequence ATGGACCACCAGCATAGTCACCACAAAGATCACGAACATCACGGACATCATACATCTGCACGTAGCGACAATGCCGGACACGACAAACATGCCGGGCATAGTCCGGAGATGTTCAAACGGCGCTTTTTTATCAGTCTGATTTTAACTCTACCTATCCTCTACCTAGACCCCCATTTTCAAGAGTGGTTTGGTTATCAGGCAGTTCAGTTTCCAGGCTCAGACTGGGTAAGCCCGATTCTATCGGTAGTGCTCTACTTCTACGGCGGCTGGGTCTTTATCGAAGGAGCCTGGCGCGAGCTGAGATCCAGAATTGGCATGATGACCTTAATTGCCCTGGCAATTACCGTAGCTTTCATCTACAGCCTAGCTGTCTCGCTAGGGTTACAGGGAATGCCATTTTACTGGGAACTTGCCACCTTGATTGACATCATGTTGCTGGGTCATTGGATTGAGATGGTTTCAGTCCAGGGAGCCAGCCGCGCCTTGGAGAATTTGGCAGAACTATTGCCCGCAACTGCACATCGCATGGTAGGCGATCGCCTCGAAGATGTTCCCATTAATAAACTAGCAGTAGGCGATCGCATTCTCATTCGTCCTGGCGAACAGATTCCGATTGATGGAGAGGTAATTGACGGCACTTCTAGCGTCAACGAAGCATTTTTGACTGGAGAGTCTCGTCCCGTTTTGAAACAGGTTGGAGATGAAGTCGTTGCTGGAGCGGTGAATAGCGAAGGAGCCTTAAGCGTTCAAGTCACTCGCACAGGCGATCGCACCACCCTCAGCCAAATTATGCGCCTGGTAGAAGAAGCACAGACTTCCAGAAGTCGCTATCAAGTGCTGGCCGACAAAATTGCCTACTGGCTGACCCTAATCGCTATTTCTGTCGGGACATTAACCTTTGTTATCTGGCTGGCAGTGGGAGATGGATTGGTGTTTGCAATCAACCGTGCTGTCACTGTACTGGTGATTACCTGTCCCCATGCCTTGGGGTTGGCAATCCCGTTGGTGATTGTCAATGCCACTTCCATGTCTGCCAAAAACGGTATCTTGGTGCGAAACCGGGAAGCATTTGAGCGCGCTAGGAACATCAAAACGATTGCTTTCGACAAGACCGGAACTTTAACTGAAGGCAAGTTTGGGGTGCAGCGCATTCATGCAGAGACAATGGAGGAAATGGAGGCGCTTGCCATCGCCGCAGCCCTGGAATCCTTTTCCGAACACCCGCTGGCACAGGCAATTGTACAGGAAGCTGCTGCGCGTCGGCTAACAATTCCTCAAGCTAGCGATTTTAAGTCGGTTACGGGCAAAGGAGTTGAAAGCATCGTCAACGGCAAACGCTATCGCGTAGGGCGATCGGAGTGGGCTCTTGAGTTAGGACTCAAGCAGACACTCGGACTGCAAACTAGCTTAGAGCAGATAGAGTCACGGGGGGAAAGTGCGATCGCTCTATTAGACGATACTCGCGTACTCGCCTTGTTTGGATTAGCAGATCGGGTGCGGGAACAGGCACGAGAAGCAGTCCAGCAGCTACATGCAATGGCAGTGCAAGTAGTGATGATTACTGGAGATGCCGAAGCAGTTGCTAAGACCGTTGCCGCCGATTTGGGGATAGACCGCTATTATGCTCGCGTGTTGCCGCAAGACAAAGCGGCGATCGTGACGAGGTTGAAAACTAAACAGCCTACTGCTTTTGTCGGCGATGGCATTAATGATGCTCCTGCTTTGAGTGCAGCCGATTTGGGGCTAGCGATCGGTGCAGGAACCAACGTAGCGATCGAATCTGCCGATTTGGTTTTAGTGGAGAACGATCCGCTAGATGCTACCTACGCTCTCAAACTGGCTAAAGCTACATACAACAAAATGATCCAAAACTTATTCTGGGCAACGGGTTACAACGTTGTTGCCATTCCCCTGGCAGCAGGCATCGCCTACCCCTTGGGATTTGTTCTGTCTCCCGCTGTGGGTGCAGTATTGATGAGCCTTTCCACCGTGATTGTGTCTATCAATGCTGTCCTGTTACGCAGAGTAAAGCTAGCTTAG
- the fldA gene encoding flavodoxin FldA, translating into MTKIGLFYGTQTGYTQTAAEIIQKELGGNSVVALHDISKAEPSDFEEYDYIIIGCPTWNVGELQSDWEDFYDELDNIDFTGKKVAYFGEGDSVGYPDTFQDAMGMLEEKISELGGETVGYWSTESYNFNESKALRDGKFVGLALDEDNQSDLTQERIKTWVAQLKQEFGL; encoded by the coding sequence ATGACTAAAATTGGTTTATTTTACGGTACTCAAACAGGTTACACGCAAACAGCAGCTGAAATAATTCAGAAAGAGTTAGGCGGTAACAGTGTTGTGGCTTTGCATGATATTTCAAAGGCTGAGCCAAGTGATTTTGAAGAATACGACTACATCATTATTGGCTGCCCAACTTGGAATGTTGGCGAACTGCAAAGTGACTGGGAAGACTTCTATGACGAGTTAGATAACATAGATTTCACTGGTAAGAAAGTTGCTTATTTTGGAGAAGGCGATTCTGTTGGCTATCCCGATACATTCCAGGATGCCATGGGAATGTTGGAAGAAAAAATCTCAGAACTAGGTGGCGAAACGGTCGGCTATTGGTCTACCGAGAGTTACAACTTTAATGAGTCTAAAGCCCTGCGCGATGGTAAGTTCGTAGGACTGGCGTTGGATGAAGACAATCAATCTGACTTGACTCAGGAGCGAATTAAAACTTGGGTAGCTCAACTGAAACAAGAGTTTGGTTTGTAA
- a CDS encoding heavy-metal-associated domain-containing protein: MALQLMVPKLACSSCVKTVTGAVITVDSKATIQADTKTKLVNIETQASKAAIKEAIALAG, encoded by the coding sequence ATGGCACTACAACTAATGGTTCCCAAGTTAGCTTGTTCTTCTTGTGTCAAGACTGTCACAGGGGCAGTGATAACAGTTGACTCAAAAGCGACGATTCAAGCTGACACGAAGACTAAATTGGTCAACATAGAAACTCAAGCATCAAAGGCAGCAATTAAAGAAGCTATCGCTCTTGCTGGCTAG
- a CDS encoding heavy metal-responsive transcriptional regulator, whose amino-acid sequence MLVQEPLKQIGLVAKESGIPIKTIRYYEELGLLKASDRTEGGFRLFNYDVFARLNFIKRAQSLGLSLSEIKEFLDVHDQGELPCDHIEVKLKDKIAAINQQIKELQILKLELEGVLSGWETVPKTTEKTICPIIERA is encoded by the coding sequence ATGTTAGTCCAAGAACCACTGAAGCAAATTGGTTTAGTTGCTAAAGAAAGCGGCATCCCGATCAAGACCATTCGTTACTATGAGGAGTTGGGCTTACTGAAGGCTTCGGACAGAACTGAGGGAGGATTTAGACTATTCAATTATGATGTTTTTGCTCGTCTAAACTTCATCAAACGCGCTCAAAGTTTGGGATTGAGCCTATCAGAAATTAAAGAGTTTTTGGACGTTCACGACCAAGGCGAGCTACCTTGTGACCACATTGAAGTCAAGCTGAAAGACAAGATTGCAGCAATTAATCAACAAATCAAAGAGCTCCAGATTTTGAAGCTAGAGTTAGAAGGAGTGCTTTCTGGTTGGGAAACTGTTCCAAAAACCACTGAAAAGACAATTTGTCCGATAATTGAACGAGCATAA
- a CDS encoding cupredoxin domain-containing protein, which translates to MVNRSALVGGITSLGLVLGMTSGQAVAQMPHEGMQRSETEQTNQFRRIEQPLWLKSAVSIGGLGLIGLELWWFLLSKPKSQKAKTNQGIQEIDIAVDGGYEPSRVVVNAGQPVRLNFYRKDPSSCLEEVRFPDFHIAQNLPLNQVTPIEFTPNKPGTYDFTCGMNMFRGAIEVQSANSTPAATLTPVASPTRDVQSQESAVRASSTPTGIQEATVIVEKSYQPGRVIVEAGQPVRLHFQRHNPSICFDRLLLPDFNLAVDLAPSQTTTVEFTPKAPGEYQFTCGMKMYRGVIEVQASSVDNNGKASALHSTKMHHHS; encoded by the coding sequence ATGGTAAATAGAAGCGCGCTCGTGGGCGGAATTACTAGTTTGGGATTAGTATTGGGAATGACTTCTGGTCAAGCAGTTGCACAAATGCCTCACGAAGGAATGCAACGCTCCGAAACAGAACAAACCAATCAGTTTCGTCGCATCGAACAGCCGTTATGGTTAAAAAGCGCAGTCTCGATTGGTGGCTTAGGATTGATTGGACTGGAGCTATGGTGGTTCCTCCTGAGCAAGCCTAAGTCGCAGAAAGCCAAGACGAATCAGGGCATCCAGGAAATCGATATTGCTGTTGATGGTGGGTACGAACCGAGTCGGGTTGTGGTAAATGCAGGTCAACCAGTTCGGCTCAACTTCTATCGTAAAGATCCTAGCAGTTGCCTTGAAGAAGTCCGATTTCCCGACTTTCACATCGCCCAGAATCTCCCCCTCAACCAAGTGACACCTATTGAGTTCACACCGAACAAACCAGGCACTTATGACTTTACCTGTGGTATGAATATGTTTAGAGGTGCTATAGAAGTTCAATCTGCCAATTCTACTCCTGCTGCAACCTTAACACCTGTTGCCTCACCTACTCGCGATGTCCAATCGCAAGAGTCAGCAGTTCGGGCAAGTTCAACCCCAACAGGTATCCAAGAAGCCACAGTTATAGTTGAGAAGAGCTACCAGCCAGGACGAGTGATTGTAGAAGCAGGACAACCAGTCCGATTGCACTTCCAACGCCACAATCCAAGCATTTGCTTCGACAGGTTGCTGCTTCCAGATTTCAATTTAGCTGTTGACCTTGCCCCTAGCCAAACCACAACAGTGGAATTCACTCCCAAAGCTCCTGGTGAATACCAGTTTACCTGCGGTATGAAGATGTATCGCGGTGTGATTGAAGTACAGGCATCCAGTGTTGACAACAATGGGAAAGCCTCTGCCCTTCACTCCACTAAGATGCATCACCATTCATGA